Proteins from a single region of Bacteroidota bacterium:
- a CDS encoding HlyC/CorC family transporter — protein sequence MESFQSVFFDAFLIATLIIVNALFVAAEFALVRVRSTELDAIINKGNKQAKLSKKIIENINSYISATQLGITIVNLTLGWIGEDVFTKLLYPVFVFFGIQDPLSHTLAVILGLLIITFFAVTIGEIAPKTIAIKFPLKITLWFSFPLQIFYKIFKPFIWLLNKSADLTLLIFGIKPASKDEMAHSEEEIRQIIKEGRSTGVIDSTEHQLIEKIFDFNDKTVDEIMIPRNNMFAIDINDSRDSIIHKVIEEGFSRIPVYNESVDNIIGIIYSKDIISAAEHKDVIVLQDILRPAFFVPETKHIGELLKELQRKRIHLAIVVNEHGGVEGLVTLEDIIEEIVGEIEDEYDVENKTIEVGKKGVYLVNPNISIEEFNNKFKADIPVDDDEYQTLSGFLQQVTGHIPEIYERIDYKGISMTVTKKSANKLLQIKIQKLGAS from the coding sequence ATGGAATCATTCCAATCAGTATTTTTTGATGCGTTTTTAATTGCGACTCTTATAATTGTAAATGCGCTTTTTGTTGCTGCGGAGTTTGCCTTAGTAAGGGTACGTTCAACGGAACTTGACGCAATAATAAATAAAGGCAATAAACAAGCTAAGCTCTCTAAGAAAATTATAGAGAATATAAATTCTTATATTTCTGCAACACAGCTTGGTATTACAATTGTAAACCTTACATTAGGTTGGATAGGCGAAGATGTTTTTACTAAATTGCTTTATCCTGTGTTTGTTTTTTTTGGTATTCAGGATCCGCTTAGCCATACTTTAGCTGTAATTCTCGGTTTGTTAATTATTACTTTTTTTGCAGTTACAATAGGTGAAATTGCCCCTAAGACAATTGCAATTAAGTTTCCGTTAAAAATTACACTTTGGTTTTCATTTCCACTTCAGATATTTTATAAAATATTTAAGCCATTCATCTGGCTTTTAAATAAAAGCGCAGATTTAACTCTGCTAATCTTCGGCATAAAACCAGCATCAAAGGATGAGATGGCTCACTCTGAAGAAGAGATACGGCAGATTATAAAAGAAGGCAGAAGTACGGGTGTAATTGATTCTACTGAACATCAGCTTATAGAAAAAATATTTGATTTCAACGATAAGACAGTTGACGAAATTATGATTCCCCGCAACAATATGTTTGCGATAGATATAAACGATAGCAGGGATTCAATTATCCATAAAGTTATTGAGGAAGGATTTTCCAGGATACCTGTATATAATGAATCAGTTGATAATATAATTGGTATTATTTATTCAAAGGATATCATCAGCGCAGCGGAGCATAAAGATGTAATCGTACTTCAGGATATTTTAAGACCTGCATTTTTTGTCCCCGAAACAAAACACATTGGCGAGCTTTTAAAAGAACTTCAGCGTAAAAGAATTCACCTCGCAATTGTTGTAAATGAACATGGCGGAGTTGAAGGACTTGTTACTCTTGAAGATATAATCGAAGAGATAGTCGGTGAAATAGAAGATGAATATGATGTAGAGAATAAGACAATTGAAGTCGGCAAAAAAGGTGTTTACTTAGTAAATCCGAATATCTCAATAGAAGAATTCAATAATAAATTTAAAGCTGATATTCCGGTCGATGATGATGAATATCAGACATTGAGCGGATTTTTGCAGCAGGTTACGGGACATATTCCGGAGATTTATGAGCGCATTGATTACAAAGGAATATCAATGACTGTTACAAAAAAATCAGCGAACAAGTTATTACAAATAAAAATACAAAAGTTAGGAGCATCATAG
- a CDS encoding single-stranded DNA-binding protein → MARDINKVILIGRLGKDPDLRYTPKGTAVCSFTIATNNDYNGEDGNLVKRVEWHNISAWSKLAEICSKYLKKGSKIYCEGRLQYDEYEKDGIKRFSTKIIMSDMQMLDTKGEGGGSGSSSSSSSSSSDSSSSQNDDSDLPF, encoded by the coding sequence ATGGCAAGAGACATAAATAAAGTTATCTTAATTGGACGTCTCGGAAAAGACCCGGACCTGCGTTATACCCCCAAAGGCACAGCAGTTTGCTCTTTTACAATTGCAACAAATAATGATTATAACGGTGAAGATGGTAATTTAGTAAAGCGTGTTGAATGGCATAACATAAGCGCATGGAGCAAGCTTGCGGAGATCTGCTCAAAGTATTTAAAGAAAGGCTCTAAGATTTACTGCGAGGGAAGATTGCAATACGATGAATATGAAAAAGATGGTATAAAAAGATTTTCTACCAAGATAATTATGAGCGATATGCAGATGCTTGATACAAAAGGTGAAGGGGGCGGTTCAGGCTCATCTTCATCGAGCAGTTCAAGTTCTTCTGATAGCTCTTCAAGCCAAAACGATGACAGTGATTTACCATTTTAA
- a CDS encoding DUF1207 domain-containing protein: MGLTLFLFHGNLYSQEIYFLHSNELFRPIEASVFESKIGISSNIQQENLKLDIGASVDITGIKAKNYLASFGAEFFTFSNLRKEANFKFPVDAIDYYFGVSLNFKKELNPISTVSTRLRVAHISSHFEDGHKFERTDTIFTPIVYSREFIDLAGIYDYKIRPNFVLRTLLGVNLLMHSIPDDFGKISIQIGNELRYSINNYFGLYLSNDLRSAIVKGSSNFNESFETGINIGGFDSRGVNIFFSIYNGQDYKGQYYDKSLNIKSIGTHILF; the protein is encoded by the coding sequence TTGGGATTAACCCTTTTTTTATTTCACGGCAATCTTTACTCGCAGGAGATTTATTTTTTACATTCAAACGAGCTCTTCAGACCGATAGAGGCTTCCGTATTTGAATCGAAAATTGGTATCAGTTCAAATATTCAGCAGGAAAATCTTAAACTGGATATAGGCGCTTCAGTTGATATCACGGGAATAAAAGCGAAGAATTACTTAGCATCGTTTGGAGCAGAGTTCTTTACTTTTTCAAATTTAAGAAAAGAAGCTAACTTTAAATTTCCTGTCGATGCAATTGATTATTACTTTGGTGTGTCACTTAATTTTAAGAAAGAATTGAATCCGATTTCAACTGTTTCAACACGATTAAGAGTAGCTCATATCTCTTCTCACTTTGAAGACGGCCATAAGTTTGAAAGAACCGATACAATTTTTACACCTATTGTTTACAGCAGGGAGTTTATAGATTTAGCAGGGATTTATGATTATAAGATAAGACCTAACTTTGTATTAAGAACATTATTGGGTGTTAATTTGCTTATGCACAGCATACCTGATGACTTTGGAAAAATATCTATCCAAATAGGAAACGAATTAAGATATTCAATCAATAATTATTTTGGCTTATATTTATCCAATGACTTGAGAAGCGCAATTGTTAAAGGAAGTTCAAATTTTAACGAAAGCTTTGAGACAGGAATTAACATTGGCGGATTTGACAGCAGGGGAGTGAATATATTTTTCTCAATATACAACGGTCAGGATTATAAAGGTCAGTACTATGATAAGTCATTAAATATTAAATCAATCGGAACACACATACTCTTTTAA
- a CDS encoding VWA domain-containing protein: MRMLNEENNFFDDELSFSDFVDELKKKGYISEKDGLMKLTPKGSQRIRLDAMNNIFSGLKPDTTGFHETNKTGSGVEKMAELKKYKFGDQITNIDLTSTIKNAFLKTDLNNFQLEEDDIEVFETEAQTTVATVLMIDISHSMILYGEDRITPAKEVALALSELILSKFPKDKLDIIVFGDDAKSISLRDLPFLSVGPYHTNTKAGLRLARNILKRKGASNKQIFMITDGKPSAIFTDDGRLYKNSFGLDPRIVNKTLDEAVACRKDRIKITTFMIAQDYYLRNFIEDFTKANSGSAYYSGLDKLGQFIFTDYLKSRRKYN, translated from the coding sequence ATGCGAATGCTGAATGAAGAAAACAATTTTTTTGATGACGAACTTTCATTCTCTGATTTTGTTGATGAACTAAAGAAGAAAGGTTACATTTCCGAGAAAGACGGACTGATGAAGTTAACTCCCAAAGGCTCACAAAGAATTCGGCTGGATGCGATGAACAACATTTTTTCGGGCTTGAAACCTGATACCACAGGTTTTCATGAAACGAATAAGACAGGTTCAGGCGTTGAAAAGATGGCTGAGCTGAAGAAATATAAATTCGGCGACCAGATTACAAACATAGATTTGACTTCAACCATTAAGAATGCTTTTTTAAAAACCGACCTTAATAATTTTCAATTAGAGGAAGATGATATAGAAGTTTTTGAAACAGAAGCGCAGACAACCGTTGCAACTGTGTTAATGATTGATATTTCTCACAGTATGATTTTATACGGAGAGGACAGAATTACTCCGGCTAAAGAAGTCGCGCTGGCTTTATCAGAATTGATACTATCTAAATTCCCAAAAGATAAACTTGATATAATTGTTTTCGGCGATGATGCAAAATCAATTTCACTGAGAGATTTGCCGTTCCTTTCAGTAGGACCTTATCATACTAATACAAAAGCAGGTTTAAGACTTGCAAGAAATATTCTTAAGAGAAAAGGAGCAAGCAACAAACAGATCTTTATGATAACTGACGGAAAACCTTCTGCGATTTTTACTGATGACGGAAGGTTGTATAAAAATTCATTCGGACTTGATCCGAGGATTGTAAACAAGACTCTTGATGAAGCTGTTGCATGCCGAAAAGACAGGATTAAAATAACTACATTTATGATTGCGCAGGATTATTATTTAAGAAATTTCATTGAGGATTTTACAAAGGCAAACAGCGGTTCGGCGTACTATTCAGGACTTGATAAGCTGGGGCAGTTCATTTTTACAGACTATTTAAAAAGCAGACGCAAATATAATTAA